The Erythrobacter insulae genome window below encodes:
- a CDS encoding SCO family protein → MNHYAKPSQTRIFSAMALAAAFAVSACGQTAPESPPEEPPLAGATIGGEFELTGSTGETVRWSDFDGQYRIVYFGFAYCPDICPNDMSQLARGLKKVGESSSAIAAKIQPMFISIDPERDTPEVVGEFVAAFSDDFIGLTGTPEQVKAAADTFRVYYERGEDLNNGQYLMNHSNIAYLFGPSGEPLATLPTDQGADAVAAEIEKWVN, encoded by the coding sequence ATGAACCACTACGCCAAGCCTTCTCAAACCCGAATTTTTTCCGCGATGGCGCTCGCGGCGGCCTTTGCCGTTTCAGCCTGCGGTCAAACAGCGCCGGAATCGCCGCCAGAAGAACCGCCGCTAGCCGGGGCAACTATCGGCGGAGAATTCGAATTGACCGGCAGCACAGGCGAAACAGTGCGCTGGAGCGATTTTGATGGCCAATACCGGATCGTCTATTTCGGCTTTGCCTATTGCCCAGATATCTGCCCGAACGACATGAGCCAGCTTGCCCGCGGATTGAAGAAAGTCGGCGAAAGCAGCAGCGCTATAGCCGCAAAAATCCAGCCGATGTTTATATCGATCGATCCAGAGCGCGATACGCCCGAAGTCGTGGGCGAATTTGTGGCGGCCTTTTCAGACGATTTTATCGGGCTGACCGGAACGCCGGAGCAGGTAAAGGCGGCGGCAGATACGTTCCGCGTCTATTACGAGCGCGGTGAGGATCTGAACAATGGCCAGTATCTGATGAACCATTCCAACATCGCGTATCTTTTCGGGCCTTCGGGAGAACCACTGGCGACCTTGCCGACGGATCAGGGCGCCGACGCGGTAGCAGCTGAAATCGAAAAATGGGTGAATTGA
- a CDS encoding helix-turn-helix transcriptional regulator, with the protein MKNRLREVRRERGLNQADLAETIEVSRQTIIAIEADKYDPSMPIAYRLAAYFDLAVEDLFFNPWKGH; encoded by the coding sequence ATGAAAAACCGGCTACGCGAAGTGCGCCGGGAACGCGGGCTTAATCAGGCCGATCTTGCCGAAACAATCGAAGTGTCACGCCAGACGATCATCGCGATTGAGGCGGATAAATATGATCCGTCGATGCCGATCGCCTACCGATTGGCGGCCTATTTCGATCTCGCGGTGGAGGATCTGTTTTTCAATCCGTGGAAAGGGCATTAG
- a CDS encoding riboflavin synthase, giving the protein MFTGIVTAIGTILSTEQRGDLRARIGAPLDPARIDIGASIACSGVCLTVVDRGGEAGDAWFDVDISGESVARTVGGMWTAGSKLNIEPSLRVGDELGGHIVTGHVDSIGEVVLAERVGDSWKLAIRARAEMSPFIAEKGSITVNGVSLTVNDVRDRPDKTCDFALNIIPHTAEVTTLGGLTKGDKVNLEIDVLARYLKRMQGLAAVG; this is encoded by the coding sequence ATGTTTACCGGAATTGTCACTGCCATCGGCACCATCCTATCAACGGAACAGCGCGGCGACCTGCGCGCGCGCATCGGCGCGCCGCTTGACCCGGCCCGTATCGATATCGGCGCTTCGATCGCCTGTTCGGGCGTGTGCCTGACGGTGGTGGATCGCGGGGGCGAGGCAGGCGATGCGTGGTTTGACGTCGATATATCGGGCGAATCCGTTGCGCGTACAGTCGGCGGCATGTGGACCGCGGGCAGCAAACTCAACATTGAACCGTCGCTGCGCGTAGGCGACGAATTGGGCGGCCACATTGTGACAGGCCATGTCGATTCGATTGGCGAAGTGGTTCTGGCAGAACGAGTGGGCGACAGTTGGAAACTCGCCATTCGCGCCCGCGCCGAAATGTCGCCTTTCATCGCCGAAAAGGGATCGATCACGGTGAATGGCGTTTCTTTGACCGTCAATGACGTGCGCGACCGGCCCGACAAAACCTGCGATTTTGCGCTCAATATCATCCCGCACACCGCCGAGGTTACGACATTGGGCGGGCTTACCAAAGGCGATAAAGTCAATCTGGAGATTGACGTTCTGGCGCGCTATCTCAAGCGGATGCAGGGTCTGGCTGCGGTCGGATAG
- a CDS encoding YceD family protein, with product MSDPELSRPIKARPLPGGTITIEADEAERRRLSGRFSLSAINSLRASAEVEEKGKAIRARGHLNAKIMQLCAVSAEDFPVTISEPFDLRFVPEGTLAQEHDEEIELEADDCDEIEYSGDTFDLGEAVAQTLGLAIDPYAEGPNAEEARKTAGIAEEGQQDGPLAEALAALKKG from the coding sequence GTGAGCGATCCCGAACTCTCACGCCCGATCAAGGCCCGGCCCTTGCCCGGCGGGACGATCACCATTGAAGCCGACGAGGCAGAGCGCAGACGGCTGTCAGGGCGATTCTCCTTATCAGCAATCAATAGCCTGCGCGCGTCGGCCGAAGTGGAAGAAAAAGGCAAAGCGATCCGGGCTCGCGGGCATCTGAATGCCAAAATCATGCAATTATGCGCGGTTTCAGCCGAGGATTTCCCCGTCACAATATCCGAACCCTTCGACCTGCGGTTTGTCCCCGAAGGCACATTGGCGCAGGAACATGACGAAGAAATCGAGCTTGAAGCGGATGATTGCGACGAGATCGAGTATTCGGGCGACACCTTTGATCTGGGTGAAGCGGTGGCGCAAACGCTTGGCCTCGCGATTGATCCCTATGCCGAAGGTCCAAACGCCGAAGAAGCGCGAAAGACCGCAGGTATCGCGGAAGAAGGCCAACAGGACGGCCCCCTGGCCGAGGCGTTGGCGGCGCTTAAAAAGGGCTAA
- a CDS encoding M48 family metallopeptidase, with the protein MIDWLKRSSARPEIEIDGETLPIVLRRHRTAKRMTMRLAPDGSEVRLTLPRWADPNEAIAFARARTQWLSTQRAKVPPRTAVQPGSEVTFRGSLVSLAWDENAPRRPALIAGQLRVGGPIEGLETRIRRWMERQALDLFETETQHYCSRARLDPVPVGLSRAQKRWGSCSEKSRIRLNWRLIQAPDFVRRSVVAHEVAHLVHFDHSPAFNALLASLYEGDISEADGWLKRHGRTLYSSFG; encoded by the coding sequence GTGATTGACTGGCTAAAACGCAGCTCGGCCCGGCCCGAGATCGAGATCGACGGCGAGACGCTGCCGATTGTTCTGCGCCGCCACCGCACCGCAAAACGGATGACCATGCGGCTTGCCCCCGATGGCAGCGAAGTCCGGCTTACCTTGCCGCGCTGGGCCGATCCGAATGAAGCGATTGCCTTTGCCCGCGCCCGCACCCAATGGCTCAGCACGCAGCGCGCCAAAGTCCCTCCGAGAACGGCGGTTCAACCCGGCAGCGAAGTGACCTTTCGCGGCAGCCTTGTATCGCTTGCATGGGATGAAAACGCCCCGCGCCGCCCCGCTCTCATCGCAGGCCAATTGCGGGTCGGCGGGCCGATCGAAGGGTTGGAGACGCGCATACGCCGCTGGATGGAACGCCAAGCGCTCGATCTGTTTGAAACCGAAACGCAGCATTATTGCAGCCGCGCCCGCCTTGATCCGGTGCCGGTCGGCCTGTCCCGCGCTCAAAAACGGTGGGGCAGCTGTTCGGAAAAAAGTCGCATCCGGCTCAATTGGCGGTTGATTCAGGCCCCTGATTTTGTGCGCCGTTCCGTCGTCGCCCACGAAGTCGCGCATCTGGTCCATTTCGATCACAGCCCCGCCTTTAACGCATTGCTCGCCAGTCTTTATGAAGGCGACATCAGCGAGGCGGATGGTTGGTTAAAACGCCATGGCCGCACCCTCTATTCCAGCTTTGGATAG
- a CDS encoding serine hydrolase, whose translation MAEPNRAEPSIAEPNKADLNELLDKYASDDGFNGTVLIARNGKIIIRKSYGLANVELGVPNNPSLTYRVGSVTKPFTATLTFALIEKGQLRLDGTLGEYLPDLYAGTVVADVTLAQLLSHISGITDVPQRFEDPFYQTTARMTFEPKQYAKEWIKPELVEQPGTRWRYNNNAFLLVGAIISEVTGKSYAANMQEHVFGPAGMTSSGVANKDDVVPGLANGYARDEDENPVKPLYMDPGVFYAAAGIYSTAEDMLRFDQALYGNKIMSEAQRKLMHSPQVPFYAYGWGVGSYDLPDGSKLPVVEHTGSVPGYQSNYVHSERNRDFVFVVSNYWQGSLVQGMGRDLMEVLNGKPPKKIADLLLPALESDGLSAMIAAYEGLGETAADYDLGESAMNKFGYTLVGDKNLAAAITVFEWNVAAYPASANAHDSLGEAYRATGRNAEALASYRRALELDPESESAKTNIAELEAGSK comes from the coding sequence ATGGCCGAACCGAACAGGGCTGAACCGAGCATAGCTGAACCGAACAAGGCCGACCTCAACGAGCTGCTCGATAAATACGCTAGCGACGATGGTTTCAACGGAACGGTCTTGATTGCACGCAACGGCAAGATCATCATTCGCAAATCTTATGGTCTCGCAAATGTAGAACTGGGTGTTCCTAACAATCCGTCTCTGACTTATCGGGTGGGGTCCGTCACAAAGCCCTTTACTGCCACGCTCACATTCGCGTTGATTGAAAAAGGGCAGCTTCGTTTAGACGGAACGCTCGGTGAATATTTGCCAGACCTCTATGCGGGGACTGTGGTTGCCGACGTAACATTAGCGCAATTGCTGTCGCATATTTCGGGGATCACTGATGTACCCCAACGATTTGAAGATCCATTTTACCAGACCACTGCTCGAATGACTTTCGAACCGAAGCAATATGCGAAAGAATGGATCAAGCCCGAGCTGGTTGAGCAGCCCGGAACCAGGTGGCGCTATAACAACAACGCGTTCCTGCTGGTGGGCGCGATCATTAGTGAAGTTACAGGCAAGAGTTACGCCGCAAACATGCAAGAACACGTTTTCGGCCCAGCCGGAATGACGTCCAGCGGGGTCGCGAATAAGGACGATGTCGTTCCCGGTCTCGCCAACGGATACGCGCGCGACGAAGATGAAAACCCTGTAAAACCGCTCTACATGGATCCGGGCGTGTTTTACGCCGCAGCCGGTATCTATTCGACTGCGGAAGACATGCTTCGCTTCGATCAAGCGCTGTACGGCAATAAGATTATGAGCGAAGCGCAACGCAAACTGATGCATTCGCCACAAGTCCCCTTTTACGCGTATGGTTGGGGGGTCGGCAGTTACGACTTGCCCGATGGCTCGAAGTTGCCGGTGGTGGAACATACTGGCAGCGTACCAGGCTACCAAAGCAATTACGTTCATTCAGAGCGCAATCGTGATTTTGTGTTTGTGGTCAGCAATTATTGGCAGGGTTCGCTCGTTCAGGGGATGGGGCGTGACCTCATGGAAGTCCTGAACGGCAAACCGCCAAAAAAGATCGCAGATCTACTTTTGCCGGCGCTAGAAAGCGACGGCTTGTCAGCGATGATCGCAGCTTATGAAGGTCTTGGTGAAACTGCCGCTGACTATGACCTGGGCGAGAGCGCAATGAATAAATTCGGCTACACGCTGGTTGGTGACAAAAACCTAGCCGCGGCGATTACTGTCTTTGAATGGAATGTCGCGGCTTACCCGGCTTCGGCAAACGCCCATGATAGCTTGGGCGAAGCCTACCGCGCGACCGGCCGCAATGCTGAGGCACTGGCAAGTTACCGCAGAGCATTGGAATTGGACCCGGAAAGCGAGAGCGCAAAGACAAATATCGCGGAGTTAGAGGCTGGCTCAAAATAG
- a CDS encoding YcgN family cysteine cluster protein, with protein MGELRDQFWELPLPDLNRAEWEALCDGCGRCCLHKIEDADTGEIEDTNVACKLLDTGTAQCSDYRNRKAFVPDCLRLTLAIVEDVPWLPKTCAYRLRAEGRPLFDWHYLISGDREAVKHTGVSVAGRVINENDAGPLEHHIVDWDGQDTGALR; from the coding sequence ATGGGTGAATTGAGAGATCAGTTCTGGGAGCTCCCACTGCCCGATTTGAACCGGGCAGAATGGGAGGCCCTGTGCGACGGATGCGGGCGCTGTTGTCTTCACAAGATCGAAGACGCTGATACCGGCGAAATCGAAGACACCAATGTTGCGTGCAAGCTGTTGGATACCGGCACGGCGCAGTGCAGCGATTATCGCAATCGTAAAGCGTTTGTGCCGGATTGTTTGCGGCTGACGCTGGCGATTGTGGAAGATGTCCCGTGGCTTCCGAAAACCTGCGCTTATCGCCTGCGCGCGGAGGGACGCCCGCTGTTTGATTGGCATTACCTTATCAGCGGAGACCGCGAGGCGGTGAAGCATACCGGCGTGTCGGTTGCAGGCCGCGTGATAAACGAAAACGATGCCGGACCTCTGGAGCATCACATCGTTGATTGGGACGGGCAGGATACAGGCGCGCTGCGGTGA
- the ssb gene encoding single-stranded DNA-binding protein, producing MAGSLNKVMLIGNLGADPEIRSFQNGGKVANLRIATSETWKDRNTGERQERTEWHTVAIFSEGLVGVVERFLKKGSKVYIEGQLQTRKWQDQQGNDRYSTEVVIRGLNGSLTMLDGAQGGGGMGGGARSGGGGGGGGGGGGYGGGGSGGGSGGGGWNQGGGSGGSSGGGAGGSSGGGAGGYDDLDDDIPF from the coding sequence ATGGCGGGTTCGCTTAATAAGGTCATGCTGATCGGTAATCTCGGGGCTGATCCCGAAATCCGCAGCTTTCAGAATGGCGGAAAGGTCGCCAATCTGCGCATCGCCACCAGCGAGACATGGAAAGACCGCAACACCGGTGAGCGTCAGGAACGCACCGAATGGCACACAGTCGCGATCTTTTCCGAAGGTCTGGTCGGCGTGGTCGAGCGGTTTCTGAAAAAAGGCTCCAAGGTTTATATCGAAGGCCAACTGCAAACCCGCAAATGGCAGGATCAGCAAGGCAATGATCGCTATTCAACCGAAGTGGTTATTCGCGGTCTGAATGGCTCGCTCACTATGCTGGACGGTGCGCAAGGCGGCGGCGGAATGGGCGGCGGCGCGCGGTCCGGCGGCGGCGGCGGCGGCGGCGGCGGCGGCGGTGGCTATGGCGGCGGCGGAAGCGGCGGCGGCTCAGGTGGTGGCGGCTGGAACCAAGGCGGCGGAAGCGGCGGCTCTTCTGGCGGCGGTGCGGGCGGCAGTTCAGGCGGCGGCGCGGGCGGCTATGACGATCTGGACGATGACATCCCGTTTTGA
- a CDS encoding ankyrin repeat domain-containing protein, translated as MAYILRKLERMVAITSAHTRAIAAALIAGLIAAAAFSPAAAQLYSPGYQFLQAVEESDGDKATEMLNEPGAGKTLINTRDITTGDTGLHVVTRRRDALWIRFLIQRGANPNIRNNAGEAPIQIATRLGMIDGVEELIKGGAQVSVADRQGETPLIAAVHQRNHQLVAQLLEKGADPDRNDNSGRSARDYVELMNQNTLLMLELEKADKDRSEKGTQKQYGPSF; from the coding sequence TTGGCTTATATTTTGCGCAAATTGGAACGTATGGTGGCAATTACCAGTGCCCATACACGAGCGATTGCAGCGGCACTGATCGCCGGTCTAATAGCGGCTGCGGCGTTTTCGCCTGCGGCCGCTCAGCTATATTCGCCCGGCTATCAGTTTCTGCAAGCGGTGGAAGAGAGCGACGGCGACAAAGCGACCGAGATGTTGAATGAACCGGGCGCGGGTAAGACGCTGATCAATACCCGCGACATCACGACCGGGGATACGGGTCTGCACGTGGTGACGCGGCGGCGCGACGCGCTTTGGATCCGCTTTCTGATCCAGCGCGGGGCAAACCCGAACATCCGCAACAATGCAGGCGAAGCTCCGATTCAGATCGCGACCCGCCTTGGCATGATCGACGGGGTCGAGGAATTGATCAAGGGCGGGGCACAGGTCAGCGTGGCTGACCGGCAAGGCGAAACCCCGCTGATCGCGGCGGTGCATCAACGCAATCACCAATTGGTTGCCCAATTGCTCGAAAAAGGTGCCGATCCCGACCGCAATGACAATTCAGGCCGGTCGGCACGCGATTATGTCGAGCTGATGAATCAAAACACGCTTTTGATGCTGGAACTGGAAAAAGCGGACAAAGACCGCAGCGAAAAGGGAACCCAAAAGCAATACGGGCCTTCTTTCTGA
- a CDS encoding COQ9 family protein, protein MTVSNASGPADFSDMTLDELRIALAPDIAASAIFDGWNETALVAAAEMAGADVDVAKLAFKGGAMEMIEAWVTSVDQAMEAEWPQERLAELKIRERIRALVAFRLEAVADIDEAVRRAMAIMAMPQNVRRSLKLGWRSADIMWRLAGDTATDYNHYTKRTILAGIYSATLAVFVNDDSEGKAKTYEFLDRRIDGVMKFEKAKAKFTNSDREMPSLTRFLGRLRYPSR, encoded by the coding sequence ATGACCGTATCAAACGCCTCTGGCCCAGCCGACTTTTCCGATATGACGCTTGACGAGCTGCGGATCGCGCTTGCGCCTGATATCGCGGCTTCCGCCATTTTCGATGGCTGGAATGAAACCGCATTGGTGGCTGCCGCGGAAATGGCAGGCGCGGATGTCGATGTCGCAAAGCTCGCATTTAAAGGCGGCGCGATGGAAATGATCGAGGCATGGGTGACCAGCGTCGATCAGGCGATGGAAGCGGAATGGCCGCAGGAACGGCTGGCCGAATTGAAAATCCGTGAGCGCATCCGCGCCCTCGTCGCTTTCCGTTTGGAAGCGGTGGCGGACATTGATGAAGCGGTCCGCCGCGCAATGGCGATTATGGCGATGCCGCAAAATGTGCGCCGTTCGCTGAAGCTGGGCTGGCGCTCGGCCGATATCATGTGGCGACTGGCTGGCGACACGGCGACCGATTACAATCATTATACCAAGCGTACGATCCTTGCCGGGATTTACAGCGCGACTTTGGCCGTGTTCGTTAACGATGACAGCGAAGGCAAAGCCAAGACATACGAATTTCTGGATCGCCGCATTGACGGGGTGATGAAATTTGAAAAGGCAAAGGCCAAATTCACGAATTCCGACCGTGAAATGCCCAGCCTGACCCGGTTTCTGGGCCGGCTGCGTTACCCCAGCCGGTAA
- the ribD gene encoding bifunctional diaminohydroxyphosphoribosylaminopyrimidine deaminase/5-amino-6-(5-phosphoribosylamino)uracil reductase RibD: MAAAARLAARARPGSAPNPGVAALLVRGGTIIARGWTQAGGRPHAEAIVFDNLDGTAKGAALYVTLEPCAHTSERGPACADIITAARPARVVIGQHDPDPRTAGQGIARLKRAGIETTLLDDPASARSLAGYMSVRRFGRPYVTLKLAMSLDGCIALADRSSQWITGEDARAHVHAERARNDAILVGGGTWRDDKPRLDVRLPGLEHRSPRRVLLSRRVPPDNVTVINRPNQVSTLDGVQYLYVEGGGETAASFLRDDLIDELHIYRAPIIIGDGLRGIGALGLNDLAAAHGRWTLAQSRRLGSDEFTAYLRTRN, encoded by the coding sequence ATGGCGGCCGCCGCACGGCTCGCCGCGCGCGCGCGCCCCGGCAGCGCCCCCAATCCGGGCGTCGCCGCGCTGCTGGTTCGTGGCGGCACAATTATTGCGCGCGGATGGACCCAAGCGGGCGGAAGACCCCATGCAGAAGCAATTGTGTTCGATAATCTGGATGGGACAGCCAAAGGCGCGGCGCTGTATGTCACGTTAGAACCGTGCGCGCACACATCCGAGCGCGGACCAGCCTGCGCAGATATCATCACCGCAGCCCGCCCCGCGCGCGTCGTGATTGGCCAGCACGACCCCGATCCGCGCACCGCAGGCCAAGGGATCGCGCGGCTGAAACGCGCCGGTATCGAGACCACTTTGCTGGATGATCCTGCGTCGGCCAGAAGCCTTGCGGGATATATGAGTGTGCGCCGCTTCGGTCGCCCTTATGTCACGCTTAAACTGGCCATGTCGCTCGACGGGTGTATCGCGCTGGCGGATCGCTCCAGTCAATGGATCACCGGCGAGGATGCCCGCGCACATGTCCATGCCGAGCGCGCCCGGAATGACGCGATCCTTGTCGGCGGCGGAACCTGGCGCGATGACAAGCCCCGCCTCGATGTCCGGCTGCCCGGGCTTGAACATCGCAGCCCGAGGCGGGTCTTGCTGTCACGCAGGGTCCCGCCCGATAATGTGACCGTAATCAATCGCCCCAACCAAGTCTCCACTCTGGACGGTGTGCAATATCTCTATGTCGAAGGCGGAGGCGAAACCGCCGCCAGTTTCCTGCGCGACGATTTAATCGATGAGCTGCACATCTACCGCGCCCCGATCATTATCGGTGATGGATTGCGCGGGATCGGCGCGCTCGGTTTGAACGATCTGGCGGCGGCGCATGGCCGATGGACGCTGGCGCAGAGCCGGCGGCTTGGCAGCGATGAATTCACCGCCTATCTGCGGACTCGAAATTAG